A single window of Microbispora hainanensis DNA harbors:
- a CDS encoding AfsR/SARP family transcriptional regulator has product MLSFSLLGAVELNQGDKKWTPRGPKVRQLLSLLLVRPSQTVTLDTLVEELWDGSPPRTAVQTIRTHVYNLRTGLEREAGLPGAAGLLVTEPTGYLLRVPPGQGDVDRFRRMVGEGRLHLEKGDAEAAAGVLRRALDLWRGSPLTNVPLGPVLAQHVAHLEEVRIRGLELWVEAGMSLGRHRELIADLRELVAVHTLNEWFHARLIEALHRSGRRGDALNAVQSLRRMLHDELGMEPSAEVRRLQLAVLAEAG; this is encoded by the coding sequence ATGTTGTCTTTTTCCCTGCTGGGAGCTGTCGAGCTGAATCAGGGGGACAAGAAGTGGACTCCACGCGGGCCGAAGGTGCGGCAGCTTCTGTCGCTGCTGCTGGTGCGGCCATCGCAGACGGTCACCCTCGACACGCTCGTCGAGGAGCTGTGGGACGGCAGCCCGCCGCGTACGGCGGTGCAGACCATCCGCACCCACGTCTACAACCTGCGGACGGGGCTGGAGCGGGAGGCGGGGCTGCCGGGCGCGGCCGGGCTGCTGGTGACCGAGCCGACCGGCTACCTGCTGCGGGTGCCGCCCGGGCAGGGTGACGTGGACAGGTTCCGCCGGATGGTCGGCGAGGGGCGGCTGCACCTGGAGAAGGGCGACGCGGAGGCCGCGGCCGGGGTGCTGCGCCGGGCCCTGGACCTGTGGCGGGGCTCGCCCCTCACCAACGTGCCGCTCGGCCCGGTCCTCGCCCAGCACGTCGCCCACCTGGAGGAGGTGCGCATCCGGGGGCTGGAGCTGTGGGTCGAGGCGGGCATGAGCCTGGGCCGGCATCGGGAGCTCATCGCCGACCTGCGCGAGCTGGTCGCGGTGCACACGCTGAACGAATGGTTCCACGCCCGGCTGATCGAGGCCCTGCACCGCTCGGGACGCCGCGGCGACGCGCTGAACGCGGTGCAGAGCCTGCGCCGGATGCTGCACGACGAGCTGGGCATGGAACCCTCCGCCGAGGTGCGGCGGCTCCAGCTGGCCGTGCTGGCCGAGGCCGGGTAG
- a CDS encoding MaoC/PaaZ C-terminal domain-containing protein, whose product MTVQSVTRPRYDLLEPGFRLPSRAFRVRRKDLVRYGGAARDYNPIHWDDRTATGFGLPGPIAQGMLTMGLALGYLVEWAGDPGAVVDFGGRFPRLVPVPDDDAGVELTVEASVAEKLDPPKVRVNLAVRLDGAKVLLMPKVIVALR is encoded by the coding sequence GTGACCGTCCAGAGCGTGACCCGGCCACGCTACGACCTGCTGGAGCCGGGCTTCCGGCTGCCCTCGCGCGCCTTCCGGGTGCGGCGCAAGGATCTGGTCAGGTACGGCGGGGCCGCCCGCGACTACAACCCCATCCACTGGGACGACCGTACGGCCACCGGGTTCGGCCTGCCCGGGCCCATCGCGCAGGGCATGCTGACGATGGGCCTGGCGCTGGGCTACCTCGTCGAGTGGGCTGGCGATCCCGGCGCCGTGGTCGACTTCGGCGGGCGCTTCCCCCGGCTGGTTCCGGTGCCCGACGACGACGCCGGCGTCGAGCTGACCGTGGAGGCGTCGGTGGCGGAGAAGCTGGATCCGCCGAAGGTGCGGGTGAACCTCGCCGTACGGCTCGACGGGGCGAAGGTCCTGCTCATGCCCAAGGTGATCGTCGCGCTGCGGTGA
- the fabG gene encoding 3-oxoacyl-ACP reductase FabG → MSRSVLVTGGNRGIGLAIARAFADAGDKVAVTYRSGEPPEGLFGVRCDVTDSASVEAAVDEVRVQHGPVQVLVANAGTTRDNLFMAMKEQDFATVVDTNLLGAMRVAKATVTDMVKARWGRIIFIGSTTAFWGSPGVTNYAASKAALVGFARSLAWELGPRKVTVNVVMPGLIETDMVAGLSAEHRAYLHSITALRRSGRPEEVAPAVRFLASDEASFITGAAIPISGGSGLGH, encoded by the coding sequence GTGAGCCGTTCCGTCCTGGTCACCGGGGGCAACCGCGGCATCGGCCTGGCCATCGCCCGCGCGTTCGCCGACGCGGGTGACAAGGTCGCCGTCACCTATCGCTCGGGCGAGCCGCCCGAGGGCCTGTTCGGCGTGCGGTGCGACGTGACCGACAGCGCCTCGGTGGAGGCGGCCGTGGACGAGGTGCGGGTGCAGCACGGCCCGGTCCAGGTCCTGGTCGCCAACGCCGGCACCACCAGGGACAACCTGTTCATGGCGATGAAGGAGCAGGACTTCGCCACCGTCGTCGACACCAACCTCCTCGGCGCCATGCGGGTGGCCAAGGCGACCGTCACGGACATGGTCAAGGCCCGGTGGGGGCGGATCATCTTCATCGGCTCCACCACCGCCTTCTGGGGCTCGCCGGGCGTGACCAACTACGCCGCGTCCAAGGCCGCCCTCGTCGGCTTCGCCCGCTCCCTCGCCTGGGAGCTCGGTCCCCGCAAGGTCACCGTCAACGTGGTCATGCCGGGCCTCATCGAGACCGACATGGTGGCGGGCCTCAGCGCGGAGCACCGCGCCTATCTGCACAGCATCACCGCGTTGCGCAGGTCGGGACGCCCCGAGGAGGTGGCGCCGGCCGTGCGTTTCCTGGCCTCCGACGAGGCCTCGTTCATCACCGGCGCCGCGATCCCGATCAGCGGCGGATCCGGTCTGGGCCACTGA
- a CDS encoding acyl carrier protein, with amino-acid sequence MDIHEKVRDIISQELELEPGELTETGHFIDEYDADSLSLITILARIEKELGIAVPQDELPNMPNLQGVYQVMDKLAGETSGV; translated from the coding sequence ATGGATATTCACGAGAAGGTGCGCGACATCATTTCGCAGGAGCTCGAACTGGAGCCCGGCGAGCTCACCGAGACGGGTCATTTCATCGACGAATACGACGCCGACTCCCTTTCCCTCATCACGATCCTGGCCCGCATCGAGAAGGAGCTGGGGATCGCCGTCCCGCAGGACGAGCTGCCCAACATGCCGAACCTGCAGGGCGTGTACCAGGTCATGGACAAGCTCGCCGGAGAGACCAGCGGTGTCTGA
- a CDS encoding PQQ-binding-like beta-propeller repeat protein, protein MTRRVRMRLVAAAVMALVVGASTAPAQASVPVPARTWGLPSPADWAMGGHDTFNSKSNPFERRISPANARRLAVKWTFTTTGDTSAIPAVVDGAVYVPDWGGYFYKLNAATGKVIWQRKVSDWNGIEGSIVRSSPAYVNGRLYFGDQNGPNGGQGAHLMAVDARTGDLIWKTTLDDQFAAVLTGSPVVYNGVVYQGVSSKEAALAGLPGYPCCSFRGSMNAVDAATGRNLWKTYTVPDNGGRPGGFAGGGVWPTNPVIDPVHHQVIIGTGQNVSLPDDVLQCQENGGTPEECLPDDNHIDQLLALDLTTGAIKWAAGDKVFDAWTVACQIGPPEHCPPHNGGDYDFAEGGHLYTVPGPGGLPRLVVGAGQKSGVYWLFDARTGKTIWKRQVGPGGTHGGIEWGSATDGRRIYLSNANTSHVAYTLPDGTVTTNGIFFALDAVTGRILWQRADPSNEETMAAVTTANGVMFAGSMSGHMYALDGATGKILWDYLGEGSSNAGPAIVDGTVFWGNGYDNRFIHGKGSKTFYAFSVNGR, encoded by the coding sequence ATGACGAGGCGAGTGCGCATGCGGCTGGTGGCCGCCGCGGTCATGGCCCTGGTGGTGGGGGCGAGCACGGCCCCGGCCCAGGCGTCGGTCCCGGTGCCGGCCCGGACATGGGGTCTGCCGTCCCCGGCGGACTGGGCCATGGGCGGCCACGACACCTTCAACAGCAAGTCCAACCCCTTCGAACGGCGCATCAGCCCGGCGAACGCCCGCCGGCTCGCCGTCAAGTGGACCTTCACCACGACCGGCGACACCTCGGCCATCCCCGCCGTGGTCGACGGCGCGGTCTACGTGCCCGACTGGGGCGGCTACTTCTACAAGCTGAACGCCGCCACGGGCAAGGTGATCTGGCAGCGCAAGGTGTCGGACTGGAACGGCATCGAGGGCAGCATCGTCCGGTCGAGCCCGGCCTACGTCAACGGCCGGCTGTACTTCGGCGACCAGAACGGCCCGAACGGCGGCCAGGGCGCGCACCTCATGGCCGTGGACGCCCGGACCGGCGACCTGATCTGGAAGACCACCCTGGACGACCAGTTCGCGGCCGTGCTCACCGGCTCGCCCGTCGTCTACAACGGGGTCGTCTACCAGGGCGTCTCCTCGAAGGAGGCCGCGCTGGCGGGCCTGCCCGGCTACCCCTGCTGCAGCTTCCGCGGCAGCATGAACGCGGTGGACGCCGCGACGGGCAGGAACCTCTGGAAGACGTACACCGTGCCCGACAACGGCGGCAGGCCGGGCGGGTTCGCCGGCGGCGGGGTGTGGCCCACCAACCCGGTGATCGACCCCGTGCACCACCAGGTGATCATCGGGACGGGTCAGAACGTGAGCCTGCCCGACGACGTCCTGCAGTGCCAGGAGAACGGCGGCACGCCCGAGGAGTGCCTGCCCGACGACAACCACATCGACCAGTTGCTCGCGCTGGACCTGACCACCGGCGCGATCAAGTGGGCGGCCGGGGACAAGGTGTTCGACGCCTGGACCGTGGCCTGCCAGATCGGCCCTCCGGAGCACTGCCCGCCGCACAACGGCGGCGACTACGACTTCGCCGAGGGCGGCCATCTCTACACCGTTCCCGGCCCCGGCGGGCTGCCGCGCCTGGTGGTCGGCGCGGGCCAGAAGAGCGGTGTGTACTGGCTGTTCGACGCCCGGACCGGCAAGACCATCTGGAAGAGGCAGGTGGGCCCCGGCGGCACGCACGGCGGCATCGAGTGGGGCAGCGCCACCGACGGGCGCCGGATCTATCTGAGCAACGCCAACACCAGCCACGTGGCGTACACGCTTCCCGACGGGACGGTGACCACGAACGGCATCTTCTTCGCGCTCGACGCGGTCACCGGCAGGATCCTGTGGCAGCGCGCCGATCCGTCCAACGAGGAGACGATGGCCGCGGTGACCACGGCCAACGGGGTCATGTTCGCCGGTTCCATGAGCGGTCACATGTACGCCCTGGACGGCGCCACCGGCAAGATCCTCTGGGACTACCTGGGTGAGGGATCCTCGAACGCCGGGCCGGCCATCGTCGACGGCACCGTGTTCTGGGGCAACGGATACGACAACCGCTTCATCCACGGCAAGGGCAGCAAGACGTTCTACGCGTTCTCCGTCAACGGGCGATGA
- a CDS encoding beta-ketoacyl synthase N-terminal-like domain-containing protein: protein MSLVLTETPLAITSCGVVSPAGLGLEPLEHALRHGLESRAEPEESPEDYPPRPLWAIPDLEVAELLGRKGLRHVDRFTKLGLVACRLALDGIGGLDADAGADTGVVLATNTGSLTSMVEVGIDTLVQEKPYLVNPGNFPNVVTNACTGQVAIRNSLRAVNSVVSSGQAASLAAIRFARTAIEQRRAGRVLVGGVEELSPAAAWGWHLSGALVDDAPVGEGCALFLVEDAEAVRASGRTAPAEMLACEVAYRGHGTAQEQAEALTECVERALERSGVSPGAVDTASLGATNHWVRDDLERWALGEALGRPVPHVRVGEVLGELYSASGAMQLAALLALWREPAREPRIGLVTSIGEDGNVGCLVVREWR from the coding sequence TTGAGCCTCGTCCTCACCGAGACACCGCTGGCGATCACCTCGTGCGGCGTCGTCTCCCCCGCGGGACTCGGGCTGGAGCCCCTGGAGCACGCGTTGCGGCACGGCCTGGAGAGCCGGGCCGAACCGGAGGAGTCGCCCGAGGACTATCCGCCCCGCCCGTTGTGGGCGATTCCCGACCTCGAGGTGGCCGAGCTGCTGGGCCGCAAGGGGCTGCGGCACGTCGACCGCTTCACGAAGCTGGGGCTGGTGGCGTGCCGGCTCGCCCTGGACGGGATCGGCGGGCTCGACGCGGACGCCGGGGCCGACACCGGTGTGGTGCTCGCCACCAACACCGGGAGCCTGACCAGCATGGTCGAGGTCGGCATCGACACGCTCGTGCAGGAGAAGCCCTACCTGGTCAACCCCGGCAACTTCCCCAACGTGGTGACGAACGCCTGCACCGGGCAGGTGGCCATCCGCAACTCCCTGCGTGCCGTCAACTCCGTCGTGTCCAGCGGCCAGGCCGCGAGCCTGGCCGCCATCCGGTTCGCCCGTACGGCCATCGAGCAGCGCCGGGCGGGCAGGGTCCTGGTCGGCGGCGTGGAGGAGCTGTCGCCCGCCGCCGCCTGGGGCTGGCACCTGTCCGGGGCGCTGGTGGACGACGCGCCGGTCGGCGAGGGCTGCGCCCTGTTCCTCGTCGAGGACGCGGAGGCGGTCAGGGCGTCCGGCCGGACCGCGCCGGCCGAGATGCTGGCCTGCGAGGTCGCCTACCGGGGCCACGGCACCGCGCAGGAGCAGGCCGAGGCGCTGACGGAGTGCGTGGAGCGGGCGCTGGAGCGCAGCGGGGTGAGCCCCGGAGCGGTCGACACGGCCAGTCTGGGCGCGACCAACCACTGGGTGCGCGACGACCTGGAGAGATGGGCTCTCGGAGAGGCGCTCGGCCGTCCCGTCCCGCACGTCAGGGTGGGCGAGGTCCTGGGCGAGCTCTACAGCGCCAGCGGCGCCATGCAGCTGGCCGCGCTGCTCGCGCTGTGGCGTGAGCCGGCCAGGGAGCCCCGCATCGGGCTGGTCACGTCCATCGGCGAGGACGGCAACGTGGGTTGTCTGGTGGTGCGCGAGTGGCGGTGA
- a CDS encoding FAS1-like dehydratase domain-containing protein, protein MPLNAALVGRVYPATDPYLVSREKIREFARAIGDSGDPACAPPTFAVVVTMPAELRVVFDPEVGFDTTRLLHREQRFEHRRPIEPGDELTVTVTVAEAGHVGGTDVLTLSSVVRTTEDELVCTGTSTLIARSDG, encoded by the coding sequence ATGCCGCTGAATGCCGCTCTGGTGGGCCGGGTCTACCCCGCCACCGATCCCTATCTCGTCAGCCGGGAGAAGATCCGGGAGTTCGCCCGGGCCATCGGCGACTCCGGTGATCCGGCGTGCGCCCCGCCCACCTTCGCGGTCGTGGTCACGATGCCTGCCGAGCTGCGCGTCGTCTTCGATCCCGAGGTCGGGTTCGACACGACGAGGCTGCTCCACCGGGAGCAGCGCTTCGAGCACCGGCGGCCCATCGAGCCGGGCGACGAGCTGACCGTGACGGTCACCGTCGCCGAGGCCGGCCACGTGGGCGGCACGGACGTGCTCACCCTCTCCAGCGTCGTGCGCACGACCGAGGACGAGCTGGTCTGCACCGGCACGTCGACGCTGATCGCGAGGTCCGATGGCTGA
- a CDS encoding MaoC/PaaZ C-terminal domain-containing protein: MAEPRYEEVGVGTRLPGLTHTLRRGDLVVYAGASGDFNPIHWSERAAAGAGLPAVVAHGMLTLGVALRVLTEWAGRDAVLECATRFAAPVLVPDTDEGVEITAGAVVSEKLGDGRVRVDLTVRCGGEKVLARPRAVVRLR, encoded by the coding sequence ATGGCTGAGCCCCGCTACGAGGAGGTCGGCGTCGGCACCCGCCTGCCCGGGCTCACCCACACCCTGCGACGCGGCGACCTCGTCGTCTACGCGGGCGCGTCGGGCGACTTCAACCCCATCCACTGGAGCGAGCGCGCGGCGGCCGGGGCGGGCCTGCCGGCCGTCGTCGCGCACGGCATGCTCACCCTGGGCGTGGCCCTGCGGGTGCTCACCGAGTGGGCGGGCCGCGACGCGGTGCTGGAGTGCGCCACCAGGTTCGCGGCGCCGGTGCTGGTGCCCGACACCGACGAGGGCGTCGAGATCACGGCCGGCGCGGTGGTGAGCGAGAAGCTCGGCGACGGCCGGGTGCGGGTGGACCTCACCGTCCGGTGCGGCGGGGAGAAGGTCCTCGCGCGCCCGCGCGCCGTGGTCAGGCTGCGCTGA
- a CDS encoding beta-ketoacyl-[acyl-carrier-protein] synthase family protein, whose amino-acid sequence MSEPRRVVITGLGAVSCIGIGVEAFVEGLRAGRTGFSPIRSFDASEFPSVVAAEVHDFDPAALVERLDPGQWGRSGQFAAAAARLAVRDAGIDPDLLSARRTGSIMGTTAGESQVLQAAVEQWVGNGLKNVDPRLPGMTPVSQIANAVSYELRLSGDSQTIPTACSASNMALGYAFDLVRTGQADFMLAGGADAVNRACHAGFYRLGALAEQVCRPFDVNRSGIITGEGGAVLLLEPLDHALARGARIYAEVLGYGVNCDARHMVNPDADSIAECIRIAHRYAGVRAEQIDYICAHGTGTPTNDLTEVKAVREVFGDRLPPVSSIKSMIGHTMGAASAFGAIACSKAIEEGFLPPTATVQELDPALGEGLDVVPGAARPASVQVAQNQGLAFGGNNVVTIFGRLR is encoded by the coding sequence GTGTCTGAGCCCCGCCGCGTGGTCATCACCGGGCTGGGCGCGGTCAGCTGCATCGGCATCGGGGTCGAGGCGTTCGTCGAAGGGCTGCGGGCGGGCCGCACGGGCTTTTCCCCCATCCGCAGCTTCGACGCCTCGGAGTTCCCGTCGGTCGTCGCCGCCGAGGTGCACGACTTCGATCCCGCCGCCCTCGTCGAGCGGCTGGACCCCGGGCAGTGGGGGCGCAGCGGGCAGTTCGCCGCGGCCGCCGCGCGGCTCGCCGTACGGGACGCCGGAATCGACCCGGACCTGCTGTCGGCGCGCCGGACGGGTTCGATCATGGGCACCACGGCCGGCGAGTCGCAGGTGCTCCAGGCCGCGGTGGAGCAGTGGGTCGGCAACGGGCTGAAGAACGTCGACCCCCGCCTGCCCGGGATGACGCCCGTCAGCCAGATCGCCAACGCGGTCAGCTACGAGCTGCGGCTGTCCGGCGACTCCCAGACGATCCCCACGGCCTGCTCGGCGAGCAACATGGCCCTGGGGTACGCCTTCGACCTGGTGCGCACCGGACAGGCGGACTTCATGCTCGCCGGGGGCGCCGACGCGGTGAACCGGGCCTGCCACGCGGGCTTCTACCGTCTCGGCGCGCTGGCGGAGCAGGTCTGCCGGCCGTTCGACGTGAACAGGTCGGGCATCATCACCGGCGAGGGCGGCGCGGTGCTGCTGCTGGAGCCGCTGGACCACGCGCTGGCCCGCGGCGCGCGGATCTACGCCGAGGTCCTGGGCTACGGCGTCAACTGCGACGCCAGGCACATGGTCAACCCGGACGCCGACAGCATCGCCGAGTGCATCAGGATCGCCCACCGCTACGCGGGGGTGCGCGCCGAGCAGATCGACTACATCTGCGCGCACGGCACCGGCACACCGACCAACGACCTCACCGAGGTGAAGGCGGTGCGCGAGGTGTTCGGCGACCGGCTGCCGCCCGTCAGCTCGATCAAGTCGATGATCGGCCACACCATGGGCGCGGCCAGCGCGTTCGGCGCGATCGCCTGCAGCAAGGCCATCGAGGAGGGCTTCCTGCCCCCGACGGCGACCGTGCAGGAGCTGGACCCCGCGCTCGGCGAGGGGCTGGACGTGGTTCCCGGCGCGGCGCGGCCGGCCTCCGTCCAGGTGGCGCAGAACCAGGGGCTCGCCTTCGGCGGCAACAACGTCGTGACGATATTCGGGAGGTTGCGTTGA
- a CDS encoding AfsA-related hotdog domain-containing protein encodes MMTVDLEVADDPVSAAELRFNRTMERTLVHRTSVAEVFVTDMALAGPQRLLVAAQLPLSHGYYSDHPCGPGLFDPLLILEAGRQAGIAGGHMLGFPPDTIMMVDRFELDLPDADALRIGRLPGELLIDSRFEVTRLRRGRVRQGVVRQDLRLGDRHAGTHEMQVQVVSHDELAALRTVVRGTPAPSTGEMPDDAGPLAAPPAVVGRNNPLNVVLAQVERGEAGARALVRPRFGNRSLFDHDYDHLPAMVLTEAARQLAVVACGDAVVWPVSVTGGFRRFAELDLPVHAAAVRVPSGASGDRARGSGAGRPARDRVDVSFTQDGTVIAEVTLAMVRHG; translated from the coding sequence ATGATGACGGTCGACCTGGAAGTCGCCGACGACCCGGTGAGCGCCGCCGAATTACGTTTCAACCGCACCATGGAGCGCACACTCGTCCACCGGACCTCGGTCGCCGAGGTGTTCGTGACCGACATGGCCCTGGCCGGGCCCCAGCGGCTGCTGGTGGCCGCCCAGTTGCCGCTCAGCCACGGGTACTACAGCGACCATCCGTGCGGGCCCGGTCTGTTCGACCCGCTGCTGATCCTCGAGGCGGGCCGTCAGGCCGGGATAGCCGGCGGGCACATGCTGGGCTTCCCGCCTGACACGATCATGATGGTCGACAGGTTCGAGCTGGATCTGCCCGACGCCGACGCCCTGCGGATCGGGCGCCTGCCCGGCGAGCTGCTCATCGACAGCCGTTTCGAGGTCACCCGGCTGCGCCGGGGGCGCGTACGCCAGGGAGTGGTCCGCCAGGACCTGCGGCTCGGCGACCGGCACGCCGGCACGCACGAGATGCAGGTCCAGGTCGTCTCGCACGACGAGCTGGCGGCGCTGCGCACCGTGGTCCGGGGCACTCCCGCTCCTTCCACCGGAGAGATGCCCGACGACGCCGGCCCGCTCGCGGCTCCGCCCGCCGTGGTCGGGCGGAACAACCCTCTCAACGTCGTCCTCGCCCAGGTCGAGCGCGGGGAGGCGGGGGCGCGGGCGCTCGTGCGGCCCCGGTTCGGCAACCGGTCCCTGTTCGACCACGACTACGACCACCTGCCCGCGATGGTGCTGACCGAGGCGGCGCGCCAGCTCGCGGTGGTGGCCTGCGGCGACGCGGTGGTCTGGCCGGTCTCGGTGACAGGCGGGTTCCGCCGTTTCGCCGAGCTCGACCTGCCCGTGCACGCCGCCGCGGTCCGCGTGCCGTCCGGCGCGAGCGGTGATCGGGCGCGCGGCTCCGGCGCGGGCAGGCCGGCACGCGACCGGGTGGACGTCTCCTTCACGCAGGACGGCACGGTGATCGCCGAGGTGACGCTGGCGATGGTGCGCCATGGCTGA
- a CDS encoding FAS1-like dehydratase domain-containing protein, translated as MAVNLSCVGKVYPPSEPYEVSREKIKEFALALRDGHDAYVDPRAARALGYPDVIAPPSFPMVVTLDAEYRAVLDSELGAQGQDRFVHREQRFAYERPIHAGDVITVTVRLAAVETLARGDVVSYESRITDLGGRHVCTGRSIFVVFGEEVPR; from the coding sequence GTGGCGGTGAACCTCTCCTGCGTGGGCAAGGTCTACCCGCCGAGCGAGCCGTACGAGGTCAGCAGGGAGAAGATCAAGGAGTTCGCCCTGGCCCTGCGCGACGGGCACGACGCCTACGTGGATCCGCGGGCGGCGCGTGCGCTGGGCTACCCCGACGTGATCGCGCCGCCGAGCTTTCCCATGGTGGTCACGCTCGACGCGGAGTATCGGGCGGTGCTCGACTCCGAGCTCGGCGCCCAGGGCCAGGACCGCTTCGTCCACCGGGAGCAGCGCTTCGCCTACGAACGCCCGATCCACGCGGGCGACGTCATCACCGTGACCGTGCGCCTGGCCGCGGTGGAGACGCTCGCCCGGGGCGACGTGGTCAGCTACGAGAGCCGGATCACCGACCTGGGCGGACGGCACGTCTGCACGGGCCGGTCGATCTTCGTCGTCTTCGGGGAGGAGGTGCCTCGGTGA
- a CDS encoding HAD family hydrolase, with the protein MAEPVEAIWTDFGGVLTPPISHTLATFCTKQNIPMEPLIDAVLKVTATYGTDDIMLPIDTPLVTESEWLAQIGEVLRADHGIEPRLTSLADAWFDGREANHEWAGHLRALRGQGFFVGLLSNMVPAWDDHWRRMIDPAAHFDEVVLSFEVGCRKPGREIFELAVRRSGVPASRSIFVDDLARNCEGAEAAGWRAVRFTDTAQAITALGEHLKVRTP; encoded by the coding sequence ATGGCTGAACCCGTCGAGGCGATCTGGACCGACTTCGGCGGCGTCCTGACTCCGCCCATCAGCCACACGCTGGCCACTTTCTGCACCAAGCAGAACATCCCCATGGAGCCGCTGATCGACGCCGTGCTCAAGGTCACCGCGACGTACGGCACCGACGACATCATGCTGCCGATCGACACGCCCCTCGTGACCGAGAGCGAGTGGCTGGCCCAGATCGGCGAGGTGCTGCGCGCCGACCACGGGATCGAGCCCCGCCTGACGAGCCTGGCCGACGCGTGGTTCGACGGCCGCGAGGCCAACCACGAGTGGGCCGGGCACCTGCGCGCGCTGCGCGGCCAGGGCTTCTTCGTCGGTCTGCTGTCCAACATGGTGCCCGCGTGGGACGACCACTGGCGCCGCATGATCGACCCCGCCGCCCACTTCGACGAGGTGGTGCTGTCCTTCGAGGTGGGCTGCCGCAAGCCCGGCAGGGAGATCTTCGAGCTCGCCGTACGGCGGTCCGGCGTGCCTGCCTCCCGCTCGATCTTCGTCGACGACCTGGCCAGGAACTGCGAGGGCGCGGAGGCCGCCGGATGGCGCGCCGTCCGGTTCACCGACACGGCCCAGGCGATCACCGCGCTGGGCGAGCACCTGAAAGTGAGGACACCGTGA
- a CDS encoding ester cyclase: MMIDEVGEMLSSVQAPPPGATPELVEVAIGIAKVFGELDDEAARKYVAPDFVDHEASPGVGGGPEGYLATARYMRRAFSEARWQVDEFIAEGDKFACRVTFSGRHTGDFLGVAPTGRQVRVQHLHFYRIADGKAVEHWGARDELTLLRQIGVFTPEHRTPADAAAAEGL; the protein is encoded by the coding sequence ATGATGATCGACGAGGTAGGGGAGATGCTCTCCTCGGTGCAGGCCCCGCCACCCGGCGCGACGCCCGAACTGGTCGAGGTGGCGATCGGCATCGCCAAGGTGTTCGGCGAGCTGGACGACGAGGCGGCCAGGAAGTACGTGGCGCCGGATTTCGTGGATCACGAGGCGTCGCCGGGCGTGGGCGGCGGCCCGGAGGGATACCTCGCGACGGCCCGCTACATGCGCCGCGCCTTCTCCGAGGCCAGGTGGCAGGTGGACGAGTTCATCGCCGAAGGCGACAAGTTCGCCTGCCGGGTGACCTTCAGCGGCAGGCACACGGGCGACTTCCTGGGCGTGGCGCCGACCGGCAGGCAGGTGCGGGTGCAGCATCTGCACTTCTACCGGATCGCGGACGGGAAGGCGGTCGAGCACTGGGGCGCCCGGGACGAGCTGACCCTGCTGCGGCAGATCGGGGTGTTCACCCCCGAGCACCGCACGCCCGCCGACGCCGCCGCGGCGGAGGGGCTGTGA